A region from the Pseudomonadota bacterium genome encodes:
- a CDS encoding OmpA family protein: MDTTPAWYIWPAIADIMVCLLGIFVLLFVWSTVLQIEIEAKLKSEQEARQAEAKRLQVLEQALAKPVAEGRITLSGGRIAMQGSVLFKLGSAELSSEGHAIIQDIVEPLGAYSEQSEVSVMVSGFTDDQPLLGITSPFQDNWELSTERALTVMRALVAAGFPVGKVFAAGFGEYKPVAPNVSDENRARNRRVEITPVPTLESIPPP; the protein is encoded by the coding sequence ATGGACACCACGCCGGCCTGGTACATCTGGCCGGCGATCGCCGACATCATGGTGTGCCTGCTCGGGATCTTCGTATTGTTGTTCGTGTGGTCCACGGTGTTGCAGATCGAGATCGAGGCCAAGCTCAAGTCGGAGCAGGAGGCCCGGCAGGCCGAGGCCAAGCGCCTCCAGGTCCTGGAACAGGCGCTGGCGAAACCCGTGGCCGAGGGGCGCATCACGCTCAGCGGCGGGCGCATCGCCATGCAGGGCAGCGTGTTGTTCAAGCTCGGCTCCGCGGAGCTCTCCTCGGAGGGACACGCGATCATCCAGGATATCGTGGAACCACTCGGGGCCTATTCGGAACAGAGCGAGGTTAGCGTCATGGTGAGCGGCTTCACGGATGATCAGCCGCTCTTGGGGATCACCAGCCCGTTTCAGGACAACTGGGAGCTGTCGACCGAACGCGCCTTGACCGTCATGCGCGCGCTGGTGGCGGCCGGGTTTCCCGTCGGAAAGGTCTTCGCCGCGGGGTTCGGGGAGTACAAACCGGTGGCCCCGAACGTGTCGGACGAGAACCGCGCCCGCAACCGGCGGGTCGAGATCACCCCGGTGCCGACCCTCGAATCGATCCCCCCGCCTTGA
- a CDS encoding DUF3574 domain-containing protein — MIDRAARGGACLVALAFLIAQGCVESRTLTAAMPAPASSIDPRSCAGHGTLYRRTELFLGLSRPGGEPVTIREFAGFLKEAVTPRFSAGFTVLEGHGQFRDRHGTIVQEDARIVVLLYDPLDRTAGARIEAIRRAYAQAFRQESVLRADGTACVSF, encoded by the coding sequence ATGATCGACCGGGCCGCCAGGGGCGGCGCCTGTCTCGTCGCGCTGGCCTTCCTGATAGCCCAGGGCTGTGTCGAGAGCCGGACCCTGACAGCGGCCATGCCCGCGCCGGCGTCTTCGATCGACCCCCGCTCGTGCGCAGGCCACGGGACCCTGTACCGGCGCACGGAGCTGTTCCTCGGTTTATCGAGGCCTGGCGGGGAGCCGGTGACGATAAGAGAATTCGCGGGGTTCCTGAAAGAGGCCGTGACCCCACGCTTTTCGGCGGGATTCACCGTCCTCGAGGGCCACGGCCAGTTCCGCGACCGGCACGGGACCATTGTCCAGGAAGACGCGCGCATCGTGGTCCTTTTGTACGATCCCCTGGACCGTACGGCCGGCGCGCGTATCGAGGCGATCCGCAGGGCCTATGCCCAGGCGTTTCGGCAGGAATCGGTGCTGCGCGCGGACGGCACCGCATGTGTCTCCTTCTGA